The following nucleotide sequence is from Acidovorax radicis.
GGTCAGGGTTTGAAACAACTGCATGGATGTGAGTGCTTCCAACTGATCGGCTGCGTCCTCAAGCAGTGAGTCGGTGCGAAGGCACACGGCAAACGCCAGTATTTGTGCATCGACGGCTTCTAGACCCACCAGCTCTGTCAGACGCTGCACATTGCGCTGTAGCAAGGGAGGCAAGGGCACGTTGGCGCAAACCTGCTGTGCTTTCTCCAATTGCTGATAAAGCTCCGCACGCACGGCTTTGGGGTTGAACGGGTGATCTTCCGAGTCGATCCAATGGCCCAGTCCCAAGGCGTGGGCGATGTCGTCGTTACCAAAGTCATCCTTGCGCACGAAATTGCGTAACGCGGTAGGCAACGTAAGCAGACGCAGCATCCACAGCGTGACGTGCGGTGCCAGTTTCTCTGGACGGCTGAGGCAGTGATAGGCCACGGCGATTCTCCTGTTGATGGGAGGAGTCATCATCCGCAGTGCGGCGACAGAATGTGTCGGGCCTAAGTGCCGTATGTTTTTCGGAAATAGCCCATTGTTGGCAAGTGCTGATGCCCATGCCTGCACCTACCGCCACCCCCATGCCTTGTGCTGGTCGAGGATTCAGTTATTCGAAATTTTCGAGTAACTGTCCCCGATGGAAAAAGCTGCAACACCAAGCATTTCAACCTGGCTGCAATCATCGCCGTTGACTACAAAGTCAATTCCGAGCGCACAGTGCAGTTCAGAAAGTGGGCCACAGCCATCATCTAGTCGTTCACCATCAAAAGCTTTGCGATGGATGACGAGCGCCCGAAGAACGACGGCTAGATGGTTGGCAAGCGGTATTTTGAGAAGCAGCTACCTTAAAACTCTGCTTGAGTACGTTGAGCTGCAGGGGACAACACACTGAACGCTTCCAACTCAGCCACCAGCGCTTGCGTTCTCAAATACCCGGTCCGAAGCTTCCTCTGTAGCCACGCAATAGGATCGGTGATCACTCGGTTGTCGGCCAGTCGGCACCGTTCGCGCAGCAGTTCAGCCGCCCGGTGCAGTAATGCGC
It contains:
- the rhuM gene encoding RhuM family protein, whose amino-acid sequence is MLVEDSVIRNFRVTVPDGKSCNTKHFNLAAIIAVDYKVNSERTVQFRKWATAII